A region from the Salvia splendens isolate huo1 chromosome 15, SspV2, whole genome shotgun sequence genome encodes:
- the LOC121766411 gene encoding probable protein phosphatase 2C 55 has product MPMGLLWNLNTAFCFGLPRAARVKQYQPLHFIETLFFQNCSSSSLSFCTQSMSTYSIVAPADVVVDTLVSSYGNLSGVVKPGGVHFGSRSPEIRGRAKLSLTNVAIGRKNGGVQGWLLPDFEQKSIRTFSSSCHSGDIPIVAVSDKETSIHSTLKLLSGACYLPHPAKEATGGEDAHFICVDEQVIGVADGVGGWADVGVNAGIYARELMSNAVAAISKVPDDVDPLSVLEKAHAATNAMGSSTACIVALKNQDLHAINLGDSGFIIVREGVLIFESPVQQHGFNFTYQLERGNQGDLPSSGQVFKIPVVSGDVVVAGSDGLFDNLYAKEVASIVADAVKQQLSPSDTAQKIAAVARARALHTKHQTPFSSAAQEAGYSYYGGKLDDLTVVVSYVS; this is encoded by the exons ATGCCAATGGGATTGCTCTGGAATCTCAATACTGCCTTTTGTTTTGGCCTCCCGAGAGCTGCTAGAGTAAAGCAATATCAGCCTCTGCATTTCATAGAAACCCTCTTTTTTCAGAATTGTTCCAGTAGCAGTTTATCTTTTTGTACACAAAGCATGTCCACTTATTCCATAGTAGCTCCTGCGGATGTTGTGGTTGATACCTTAGTGTCTAGTTATGGTAATTTATCCGGTGTTGTTAAGCCCGGTGGTGTGCATTTCGGCTCTAGGAGTCCTGAGATACGTGGGAGAGCTAAATTGAGCTTGACAAATGTGGcaattggaagaaaaaatgGTGGTGTGCAAGGATGGTTATTACCTGATTTTGAGCAGAAAAGCATCCGTACTTTCTCATCTTCATGTCACTCTGGAGATATTCCAATTGTTGCAGTTTCGGACAAGGA GACTTCAATCCATAGCACTCTCAAGCTTCTTTCTGGAGCGTGCTACCTTCCCCATCCAGCTAAAGAAGCTACAGGAGGAGAGGATGCTCATTTTATCTGTGTCGATGAGCAAGTAATTGGTGTTGCTGATGGTGTTGGTGGTTGGGCAGATGTTGGTGTTAATGCAGGAATATATGCACGTGAGCTTATGTCAAATGCGGTTGCAGCAATTAGTAAAGTTCCAGATGACGTTGATCCTCTTTCTGTGTTGGAAAAAGCTCATGCCGCAACTAATGCCATGGGTTCATCAACAGCCTGCATTGTCGCCCTCAAAAACCAG GATCTCCATGCCATTAATCTTGGAGATAGTGGCTTTATAATTGTTAGGGAAGGCGTCCTTATATTCGAATCACCTGTGCAACAACATGGTTTCAATTTCACATATCAACTCGAACGAGGAAACCAGGGAGACCTACCAAGTTCTGGTCAG GTTTTCAAGATTCCGGTTGTATCTGGAGACGTAGTTGTTGCAGGAAGCGATGGCCTGTTTGACAACTTGTATGCTAAAGAGGTAGCATCCATTGTGGCTGATGCAGTTAAACAACAACTCAGCCCCAGCGATACAGCACAGAAGATTGCAGCTGTTGCACGCGCACGCGCACTACACACGAAACATCAGACTCCATTTTCTTCTGCAGCTCAAGAAGCTGGGTATTCGTATTATGGTGGTAAACTTGACGATCTGACGGTTGTCGTCTCTTATGTCTCGTGA